The Larus michahellis unplaced genomic scaffold, bLarMic1.1 SCAFFOLD_76, whole genome shotgun sequence genome includes the window gctcggctggggggggaagatggggggcAACAGAggccggtgtggggctgggggcaccccaaaCGGATCccaagggtttttttggggggggtcacCACATCCAGAAGCgtcttggggacccccagggctcggctggggggggaagatggggggcAACAGAggccggtgtggggctgggggcaccccaaaGGGATCCCAAGGGATCTGGGGGGGGAGGTCCCACTGCCAGGATGGTctcggggacccccagggacccccacgcTGAGACACAGTGGAACCAGGGGGCATCCCAAAGGCATCCCAAGGGTTTGGGGGTTCCCCACTGCCAGGAGGGTCTCGGGGACCCCCGCGCTCAGCCAAGGGAGCCCCCACAAAAGGCTCGGAGGGGGGGGTCTGCACCCCAAAAAAAGGGCTCAgaacccccccctcctcctccggtATGGAAACGGGGGGAGGGGTACCCACAAAAGGGGAGGGGGTATCCcaaaagggtgggggggggggggtgtgtgttaccccaaaatggggaggggggggtcgtACCCCAAAAAGGGCTTCCCCCCCCCGGGACGCACCCCGCAGCACCTCGTCGGGCAGCACGGGGTTGGCGAGGTAGAGGTCGGTCTCCCGGGCGGCGCCCGCCTCCCGCAGCCCCTCCACCAGGCGCCGGTACTCCTCCGCCAGCCGCCGCGCGTCCGTCTCCTTGATCCTGCCGGGGACGGGGTGCGCGTGACACggggagtgggggtgggggggacacacaggacaAGGAGagaaggtggggtgggggggggggacgacacacggaCGCCGCCTCACTTCTGGATGGTGGCCTGGAGCGTGGCCACGTTGGCCTGGCAGCGGTCCAGCGTGCGGCGGGTGATGTTCACCCCCATGGAGTCGATGCAGACGTTGTCTGCGGGGACAAGAAGGGACAACGATgtcacactcacacacacacgccccggggacaccccaaaaGCGGGTCCAAGcttggggaggcgggggggggggggggggcaggcaccGACCGATGTTGTGGGCTTCGTCAAAGACCACCACCGACTTCCTGGCCAACTCCTTGGAGACCAGGTCGGCGATCTTGGGGTCCAGCAGGTAGTGGTAGCTGTAGACCACCACGTTGGCGTGCAGGATCTGCCGGGCAgggggggaggttttggggaCGTTTAGGGGCGTTTAGGGACAGgcgagccccccccccacccccctcccagcagtcgatccccccccttccccgccttcCCCCGGTACCGAGTAGCGGGTGAGGAAATAGGGGCACCAGCCCTTCTGGCGGCCGTGGGCCTTCAGGTCGTCCAGGTTGTAGACGCCGTAGGGGATGGGGACCTCGCGCCCGTGGGTGTCGAactcctgggggggacacgcggGAGCAGGGGGATCCCAGGGTGCTGGGGATCCAGTCAGGGAAAgggggggaccccggggtgcTCAGGAGGTGGGTGGGGAAtgggggaccccagggtgcctGGGATGGATCAGGGAACGGGGGGGGGCCCCAAGGGGGTTGGGATCCAGTTAGGGAAACTAGGGgaccccagggtgctggggatCCAGTCAGGGAATAGGGGGAACCCCGGGGTGCTCGGGAGACAGATGGGGAATGGGGGGACCTCGGAGTGCCTGGGATCCAGTCAGGGAAAgggggggaccccagggtgctggggatCCCCAGGGTGCTGAGGATCttgttggggaaggggagggcacTGAAGGATGCTGGGGATCCAGTCGGGGAATGGGGGGATCTGGACGGGGAGCAGGagcacccagagctgctggggtcaccccagggcacccaggagcCTTTGTGGGGGCAGCCGGGGGTCCCCAGGTGCCGTCAGGACCCCCGGGTGCCCGTGAAGGGGGGTGGATCCCCGTGAGGGTGGATCCCTGACCTCAAAGAagcggcaggcaggcagggatcGGTCGCGCTGGTGCCGGGCCCGCACGTAGGAGGCCGTCAGGCTCAGGCAGCGGCTGTCCACCTCCTTCCCGAAGCGCAGCGAGGACACCTGTGCCCCCCACGGCACCCCGGCGTCACCCCCGCGTCCCCAGGGGATCTCCCCGCCGGATCCCACCCGATCCCCCGCCCACCTCGGGGTGGATGCAGAGGTTCTTCCTGGAGCTCAGTGCCAGCCCCAGGAACGGCACCTTCTCCCCCAGCTCCTTCTCGTAGAAATCCATCAGCTTCCGCAGCTCCTCGATCACCTGCGGTGGTGGGGGATCTCAGGGGGGATCCCTTGGGATCCCCGCCGGGATCTGCTCcccgcctccccttcccccagctccgCACCTTCTCGATCTCCGGCACCGTGCGGGAGCAGTAGATGAGTTTGGTGACGTCCAGCGGATGGGcctggggagagatggggggagaCGCTGGGATCTGTGGGCATCTGTGGGAATCTGCTGGGATCAGGTGCCGGCACTCACCCGCTGGTAGGCGACGATGAGCGACAGCAATGACACCGTCTTCCCGGTCCCCGAGGGCATCTCCAGGACGccgtgtccctgccgagagccgcCGTGTCACCCCTGTGGGGGCGTCCCCGGGGGCGGGTGGATCCCAGCCCGCTGGGGAGCACCCGATCCCACCCCTACCTTGGCGTCCAGGGTCCTCTTGAGCTCCAGCATGTAGGAGAACTGCTCGGGGTAGATGTAGTCATAGGGGAAGTAGACCAGGAGCCCATCGATGTTGAGCCTGCGGAGGGGACGGGAGAAGGAGGATCCCCCCGAGGGATCCCACCAGATCCCGCCACGGGATGATCTCtcctcagcccagccccaccCAGCAGATCTGGTGGGTGACGGGGGCAGCGGGATCCGGCGGGGGGGAAACCCCTGCCCGTCTCAGCTCTCCATTGCTGCCCCGGCAGGGATCCGCTCTGCTGCCAAGGCTGGATTGCCAGGGATCCCGTCCCTCCCGTGGGACCAGCAACCCCTGGGATCCACCAGCATCCCCGCCCTCCCATGGGCTTGACAACCCCCGGGATCCACAGGGACCGTGGATCACCCATGGGCCTGGTACCCCCCGGGATTCACTGGGATCCCAGCCCTCCTGCGGGTCAGGCAGCCCCCGGGATCCCGGCCCTCCTGTGGCACCAGCACCACACGGGATCCACTGGGATCCTGGCCCTCCTGTGCGCTTGGAAGCCCCTGGGATCCACCAAGATCATGGACCACCCATGGGCCTGGCACCCGCCGGGATCCACGGAGATCCTGGCCCTCCCACGGGACCGGACGCCTCTGCGATCCACCGGGATCCCGGCCCTCCCGCGGGCTCGGCACCCCCCGGGATCCCGGCGCTCCCttggccgcccccccccgccgcgatCCCGCCCCCCCGGGATCCCTtcaccgccccctcccccggaTCCCCCCGACCCCCCGCTCACTTCATGGCTCCCGCCGCT containing:
- the ERCC2 gene encoding general transcription and DNA repair factor IIH helicase subunit XPD isoform X2, producing MKLNIDGLLVYFPYDYIYPEQFSYMLELKRTLDAKGHGVLEMPSGTGKTVSLLSLIVAYQRAHPLDVTKLIYCSRTVPEIEKVIEELRKLMDFYEKELGEKVPFLGLALSSRKNLCIHPEVSSLRFGKEVDSRCLSLTASYVRARHQRDRSLPACRFFEEFDTHGREVPIPYGVYNLDDLKAHGRQKGWCPYFLTRYSILHANVVVYSYHYLLDPKIADLVSKELARKSVVVFDEAHNIDNVCIDSMGVNITRRTLDRCQANVATLQATIQKIKETDARRLAEEYRRLVEGLREAGAARETDLYLANPVLPDEVLREAVPGSIRTAEHFVGFLKRLVSYLRARVRGPRVVQESPPAFLRDLYEKVCIERKPLRFCAERLHSLLRTLEITDVADFSAITLVANFATLVSTYAKGFTIIIEPFDDRTPTIPNPPPVDTPPPSPRVLGEGGGGAIGGWDPPPKWGLDTPPSPRSRGGGSGRPPPPTVPGLLHSPHFCKPPPQ